The DNA region TCGCGGCTTGCGTCGCGCGCCGGCCCGCGCCTATGCTAGAGGGCGCGATCCCGCCGCTTTATCTGACGAAGGGATACTGACTTAGGCAGACCTCGTGAAGGGGCCTTGACATTACGCCTGGGATCCGCGACACTTTAGTTGCCATTTGTTCCCCGCCTGACACGCCGCGAGGCCTCGGGCGGGGTTATTTTTCAGCTGGCGGTGAATGAACGCCGAGCCTCCTGTCAAGCGGGCCTTCGTGTTCGTCGATGGCCCTCTTCCACTCGGCGCGCGAGGCCTTCGGCTACACCTACCCGAATTACGACATAGCGGCCCTCGCCCGAGAGCTCTGCGCGGGACACGGTTGGGCGCTCACCGCGGTCCGCTTCTACACCGGGATTCCCAATCTGTCCGATAGCCCCTTCTGGCATCACTTCTGGACGCACAAGCTCTCGGCGATGGGCCGGCAGGGCGTGGTCGTCTTCAGCCGGTCGCTGCGGTACCGCAATCGTACTATCACGCTACCTGACGGAAGACAGCACACCTTCCGGCTCAGCGAAGAGAAAGGCGTCGATGTCCGGCTCGCGCTCTGAAAATGGCCAGCAAGGTCGAGCGCGCCGCTTGTACCGGCTGGCAGGAGTTGGGCAGCGCGGGTCGCGGAGTTTGCGCGCGGCTACCCCGAACGGCTCGCTCGGGGTGAGGAAACCACCCCCAATCCCGGCTCGGTGTTGAAGCGCAGCCGCCCGTCGGGCTCGAGCCCGGGCCCGCGGAACGGGTCGTGGGCCAGCAGCGCGGCGCCGTCCAGGTCGACGTAGTCGGCGAGCGGCGCGAGCTGGACGGCCGCGGCGATGCCCAGCGTGCTCTCGACCATGCAGCCCAGCATGACGCGCAGCCCGTGCGCGCGCGCCACGTGTACCATGCGCAGCGCCTCGCGCAGCGAGCCGCATTTGGCCAGCTTGATATTGATCCCGTCCACGCAGCCGGCCAGGCGGGGGATGTCGGCGGCGATAAGGCAGGACTCATCGGCAATGATCGGGATCCGGGCGCGCTCGCTCACCCGCCGCAGCCCTTCGAGGTCGGCCGGAGGCAGGGGCTGCTCGATCAGCTCGATACCCTGCTCCTCGAGCAAGGGCAGCATGGCGAGCGCCCGGTTCACGTCCCAGCCGGTGTTCGCGTCCACGCGCGGCGTGGCGGCTGGCGCCTCCTCGCGCAGCAGCCGCAGCACCTCCTCGTCCCGGTCCGTGCCCAGCTTGACCTTCAGGATCGGATACCCCGCAGCCTCGCGCAGCTTGAGGCGCATGCGCTCCGGCTCGTCCAGCCCGATGGTGAACGACGACTTCGGCGCCGCCGCCGGATCGAGCCCCCACAGCCTCCACACCGGCACGCCCAGGCGCTTGCCGGCCAGGTCATGCAGCGCCGCGGAGACCGCGGCCCGGGCGGCGGCATTGCGCGGCACGGCCCGCTCGAGCTCCTGCTCGAGGCGCTCGAGCGCGAAGGCGTCGTCCCCCCAAACAGGCTCGAGTACCGCGGCCAGCCGCGGCAGCACGGCGACCACGGTCTCCGCCGTCTCGCCGTAGTAGGCGCTGGGCGCGGCTTCGCCCCACCCCTCCAGCCCGTCCCGGTCCCGGAGCCGCACCCACACCGAGCGCCGCACC from Gemmatimonadota bacterium includes:
- a CDS encoding dipeptide epimerase, with amino-acid sequence MNLEFELIELRTRHAFHIARAAAPEVRRSVWVRLRDRDGLEGWGEAAPSAYYGETAETVVAVLPRLAAVLEPVWGDDAFALERLEQELERAVPRNAAARAAVSAALHDLAGKRLGVPVWRLWGLDPAAAPKSSFTIGLDEPERMRLKLREAAGYPILKVKLGTDRDEEVLRLLREEAPAATPRVDANTGWDVNRALAMLPLLEEQGIELIEQPLPPADLEGLRRVSERARIPIIADESCLIAADIPRLAGCVDGINIKLAKCGSLREALRMVHVARAHGLRVMLGCMVESTLGIAAAVQLAPLADYVDLDGAALLAHDPFRGPGLEPDGRLRFNTEPGLGVVSSPRASRSG